The region CGAACGTATCCCTGGCCGCCACCGGCGCGGCGACGCTGCTGCTGGTAGGCTACCTGTGGCTGCAATCGAGGCGGTAACGGCTGGTTTCAGACGCGGGTCGGGCGGACTGTGCGCGGGGGAAGGGTGACGGGCTTTTCCCTGAAGCAGACAAACTATTTGTATGGCGACGAATTTTGGTTTATAATGTTTTCAAGGATTTGTTTTTTCGACAAGACAGAATAACAGGTCAGGCGTCTTGAGGAACGGACGCCGGGACCGGTTTGTTTGTCTTGGCTGTTATTAACCGAATAGGTGCGATTATACCGAGGCAAAGACGAGTTCTTTGCCTCTTTTGTTTTTCCGGCGGGCCGGGGAATATTTGGAGCGAGGTGAAGCTAACCATGGCGAGAATCGGGCTGCGGACACGGCTGTCGGTGATGATGGGACTGGTTCTATTCGTCTCCCTGTGTTTCTTGGGAGGCGCCTGTTACTATCTATCCCAGGATTTCCTGAGCAGCAGCCAGGGGAATACGATGGCGGCTATTGGCAATGGCGGCGCGGAGAAGGTCACGCGGGATGTGGGGCTAATCATCGCCCATATCGAAGGGGTGGCAAGAAGTCCCGCCATCCGCGATGGGCAGGACGCGACCGCTATTGTCAAAGTGTTGGCCGGGGAACAGAAACGTCTGAAAGGACTTGCCAATATCAACTGTATTTTTCCCGACGGGGCGGCGCTGAGGGCTAACGGAACAAGGACGAACGTCGCTGAGCGCGATTATTTCCAAAAGGTGGTCAAAAGCAAGCAGACGACGGTGTCTGATGTTATAATTTCCGGCGTCACCGGCAAGACGTCGGTTATCATCGCCGTCCCCGTGTTAACAGGCGGCCGCCTGGCGGCGATCGTCAGCGGCAGCCTGCCGTTGGAGAATCTTGCGTATATCGTTGACGATATCAGGTACAAGGAGAGCGGCTACGGCTTTCTGGCCGACTACCGGGGACTGGTGCTGAGTAATCCGAAACATCCCGCTTTAGTCGGCAAACTGAAGCTGACGGAAAGAAAGATCGATCCGCTTTTGAAGCTGCCGGTAAGCGAACTAGACGAAAGGCTGACGGATATATTCCGCCAGGCCTCCGGGGGCGGGAGGCAGGTTATCGGCAAATACCGGGAAACCGACGGAGCGGAGTATATCTCGGTCTTTACGCCGGTCAGCCTGCCGGGAGGGCAGCGCTGGGTTTTAGCAGTGAATGTCGCTGCCAAGGAGGCGATGGCGGAGATCGACAGGCTGGCGTGGGTAATCGCCACGGTGACCGTTTTCTGCCTTGGGCTAAGTATTGCGGTGGCGTATATGGCGAACCGGAGGATTACGGCACCGGTCGTGAGGCTGAGGAACGAGGCGATGCTGATAGCCGGCGGGGATTTATCCGCACGTGACCTTCGTGTCGGGACAACGGATGAGATCGGCGACCTGGCGGAGAGCATTGCGGGGATGGCCGGCCAATTACGGCACCTGTTGTCCCATATCCAGAAGAAGGCCGCGGAGTTGGCGGCAGCCTCCCAGGAGCTCACGGCCGCTGCCGAGCTTTCCGCCCAGGCGACTACCACGGCGACGGGCGAGATAGGGGAAATGGCGGCCGGTGTAAGGGTACAGGCTGATAATACCCGGGAGACGGTCGAAGTTACCGAGCGGATTGCGGAGAACATCCGGCAGGCTGCCGCAGGTGTGTCCGGTGCGGCGCAGCTGTCGGAGGACGCCGTAGGCGCGGCGAGGGAAGGCATCCTTAAGGTTGAGGCCGCGGTTGCGCAGATGGGAATTATCGAGGCGACGTTCGCCAGGACCGCGGAGGTTGTAACCAGCCTCAGCAGCAACTCCCGGAAAATCGGTCAGATTGTGGCCGCTATTTCCGCAATTGCCGGTCAGACCGGTCTGCTGGCGCTGAATGCGGCCATTGAGGCGGCAAGGGCGGGAGAGAAGGGGCAAGGTTTTGCAGTTGTCGCCGCCGAGATCGGCAAGCTGGCCGAGCAATCCCAGAAAGCGTCTAAGGATATCGCCGGTTTAATTGGCGATGCCCAGGCGGATATCGAAAAGGCGGTAACAGCCATGGACGAAGGCGTGTACGAGGTGAGAGGAGGGACCGAGGCGGCCGGCGCCGCGGTCCGGGCGTTTGCAAGCATCGACGCTTTCGCGGGGGATGTAGCGGCGCGGATCAGGGATGTAGTTGCCGATCTTAATCAGGTGGTGGCGGGGAGCGAACAGGTCGTAGCGACGATTCGCGAGATAGACGGCATCGGCAAACAGACGTCGGCGAGCGCGGTGGCGGTGGCGGCGACGGTGGCGGAGCAGAGCACCGCGGCGAGCGGGATCGCGGCGGCGAGCCAAGAGCTCGCGAGGATGGCGGAAGAACTGCAACTGCTCGTCGGGAGATTCCGGATATGAGACGCAGGAAGGTATGGTTGCGGATGTTCTGGTCAGCGGGAACAGCAATTACACTGGGGGATGATTATGAGAATTTTCACAAAACCGTTGACAGCAAAGGCAGGTCATGTTATATTTATATGGCAATATTAGTATGGCGATTATCTGAACGAACTTTGAAAAGGCAGAATAGTCCTTGAGCTTTCGGAAAGCAGACGGGGATTATTGTGCTTTTTTGCGAAAATATTAATACTTTGGCGCCGAAAGCAAAAAAGCTCAGCTTTTTTGCTTTTTTGCTTGCATTTTTGAGAGATTACGCGCCGGGGGAGGGGGTCTAGGGTAAGTTGTTTTGGGATATGATCTCGCTGCTGGTGGTTTGCGCCGCTTTCTTGTTTTTACTGACAAACGGGCTTCACGACGCGAGTTCGGTTGTCGCCACGATGATCGGCTGCGGCGCCGCCCAACCTCTTCACGCGGTGGCCTTCGCCGGTGTACTGGAACTGCTGGGGGCGATATTCGGCGGCAGCGCGGTTGCTTATACGGTGGCCAAAATGATCGAAGTAGCGCCGGGAAGGATGCTGTTGCTTGTTTTACTGGTTGCGCTGGTGGCGGCGACGGCTTGGAACGTGTTCACCTGGCAGGTTGGCCTGCCATCGAGTTCAACCCATGCCCTGGTCGGCGGCCTTATAGGATCGGTGTGGATTGCCGCAGGGCCGGAGAAGATCGTGTGGGGCGTGAAAGAACTGCTGGCAGGAGAAGTGACGGGGATTGTCAAGGTTATCGTCGGCCTCGTCATCTCGCCGCTGGGAGGGTTCGCGGTCGCATACCTGATGCAGGTGATGATGGAGGGCGTGCTGAAGAACACCCGGTTCGCAACGACCAACCGGTGGCTAAAGCGCCTCCAATGGCTTATGGTAGGGACGTTGGCCTACAGCCACGGCGCGAATGACACACAGAAGGTGATGGGGGTTATCATCCTGGCGCTTATGGCCGCGGGACAAACCGCGGCCGGATCCTACGACATTCCCGCGTGGTTGCGGATGTCGGTGGCGGTGATCATGTTCGTCGGTATCCTTTGCGGCGGTTGGTCGATAATGAAGACTCTGGGGCGGGGAATATTTACCCTGCGTCCCATTCACAGCTTTGATTCCCTGTTCGCGGCCGGGACGTCGCTGTTCGCGGCGACGGCGCTGGGCGCTCCCGTGTCGACGACCCACCTGGTGGTGGGGTCGATTATCGGCGTGGGGGCGGCGGACGAGTACCGGATGGTGAATTGGCGTACCGGCCAGACGATGGTTGTGGCTTGGTGCGTTACTATCCCGGCGTCTGCGTTGCTGGCTGCAATTTTGTACCTTCCGCTGAGCTGGTTGATAGTCTCTTTTTGGGGAGGGTTTTGATGGAACGGGGACGGAGAATGACGAACAGTGAGATCGGAGAGGGCGATGTGGCCAGGAAGACGATTATGGATCGACTCATCCCGCCCAAATACGATTTTTATAGCATGCTGACCAAACAGGCGACGGCGACGGCGGCAGGAGTGGCCTGCCTTGTGCGGTGGTTGGAGACGCCGTCGGCCGACAATTATGGGCAACTGATGAAGCATGTGGACGAGGCGGACGCGATCAGACTTTATATGGAAGACTGCCTGGTAAAATCTTTTTCGACGCCGTTCGATCGCCAGGACATGTACGTGTTTTCAGTCCGCCTGGACCGGATATTGGAGCTGGCGAAGAGCACGGCGCTGGCGGTGGAAGCATACGACGTGACTCCCGATCCTCTTTTTACGGCTATGGCCGCCGATCTTAGCGTTGGGGTGGCCGATCTGGCAAATGCGACGGCCTTGCTTGAAAAAAGCCCCGGCGAGGCGGAGCTGTGGATCGAGCAGATGCGCGGTTCGCTTGTCGCGGTCGGCAGCCATTACCGTACTGCGCTCGCCCGCCTGTTCGCGGACAATGACACGATGAAGGCGCTGAAATACCGCGAGGTGTTCAACGAGTTGAAGGATGCCGCGGAGTGGATGGAATTGACGATTGATGTGTTCCACAAGATCATCGTACGACTGGCTTAGTGGGCGAACGCCCTGCGGGGCGGTGTTATAGCCGCGCATATTAATTCGAAAGGAGACTGACAATGCTGAGAAACAGGCGTTTGACAGGCTGGTGGCTGGGGCTGTTGGTCGCCGTCATTGCCCTGACGGTGATCGCGCCGCTCAAGGGGGAGACTGCGTCGGTGGTCCCCGCGTGCGGGGAGATGAAGCTGCTGCTGCAGCCGGATTACTTCACCGACCGGAACGAGGGGTACATCAAGTTCTGGACGACGGTGAAGGTTCTGGCGATGGAGATGGGGATTCCGGTTACTGAAGCTAAGAATCCCTATAAGGAGGGGTCCCGCAAAATAGTTTATATGGATACCAAGGCCCGGGACCTTTCCAAAATGCATTATATTATCCGTGAGCGGGTCAAGGTAAAGGATGGCAACCCCGAGGGCTTGGTAGACCTGACGCTGCGCTTCAGAACGAGCGGAGTGGATGCCGTGCCGTCCGCTGCGGTGGGCGCGGCTTCCGGGATCAAAGCGTCGATTTCTTATGACGACGATGTTGCCGGATTTGTCGGCGGTATTGCGGGCAATAACGTCAGCGAAATGTCGGCAAGCTGTTCGATAAAGAAGATTCCGTCTGCCGACCTGCGGGGCAGGAGCCTGGGCGATTACGCGCGCTATTTCCCCGGTCTGCTCAAGCTGGGAGTTCCGCTCGATGCGCCGCTCACAGCGGTAAACGGGAAGATAGTGAGGGAGTTCAAGGTTTCGCCGGGCGAATTTGATTTCGGTCAAGGGATCATTGGTGAGGCGTCAATTTCCCTGTGGTTCGACTACAATACCGGCAAGGCGATCGCGGCCGAATTCTCTTTTGATTCAGCGCGCGGGCCGAAAGCTCCGGCGGCAGCGGTTACCAAGGCCGAGGCATTCTTCAACAAGATTCAGGAAAGGATGGGCAGCGTTCTTGCTCCCGGCCAGATGAAAACCCAAATGGTTACTGGAAATTAATTTACTGTTGAAGGAATATCTTCCATAATGGAGAATTGTGTAAATCGACGGTCTTTCGCGCCTCTGGCGAAACATCGCCTAATTGGAAAAAAGAAGGGATAGGCATGTTGGCAAAGAAGGTCGTGCCCAGGTGGGAATGGCGAACTTTCGCCAATTCCTTCGGTCCTCGGGTGGAACTGATCCGCAACCGGGATCTGGGCAACTACAAAGAGAGCCGCGAGATATACATCTTGTCGCGAACCAGCAACACCAATATCAAGGTGCGCCACCAGACGCTGGAGGTGAAGGTCCTCCAGGCAGTGAACGAGGCCAGACTGGAGCAGTGGTATCCGGCCGACAAAGCCTGCTTTCCGCTGACACGGGAGCAAGTAGCCAAACTGGAGGAATACCTCAGGACACGGTTAATGATTCTGGATGGCTCCCAAATGCATTTGGACAGATTTTTGCGGTTCGCCGACAGTCGCGCTGTTGCCCTTAAAACGGTGATGGTGGAGAAGAAGCGGTATATCTACGTCATAGAACAGTGCATAGTCGAGTATGTCAGGGCGGCGGCCGGCGGACGGCCTTTCAGCACGATTTGCGTGGAACACCCCGACGCCCAGCGGGTGGCTGCGGTGGTCAAACTGCTTAAGCTGGACGACTGCCCGAACATAAGTTATGTAAAAGCATTGAAAAATTGGTTCTTGTAAGACAAATTTGGTTGTATTTTCCGCTTTGTGTGTTATAATTTTCTTAGGCAAAAATGCTCCTTTACAAAGCAGAATATCCCCATTATAGGCGCTTGTCAGGCGGCCGTTTTTGGGTATTTTCTGCTTTGGCTTATAATTTTATATGTTGAATTCGCCAAAGCAAAAAGACAGTTTCTGTTTTTTTGCTTTTTCTTTTGCCCAAAAAACGGTGAAGCGGTTTGACAGGCGGGGAAAGCCAGTGATCACTCTATGCGACCATTCGATTATTAGGAGGAAGAAAAAATGGCTGACAAGATTATCCCCCGCTGGGAATGGCGGACTTTCGGCAAAGAGTTTCCGGCTTTCGCCGAGACCCTTAAGAAGTATGGCGAACCGAGCGTGAAAAGGAGCGAGGAACATTATATTCTTTCACGGGCCAGCGATGAAAACATCAAAATCAGAGAAGACCTGGTCGATATCAAATCGCTGAAAAACGTAAAGGACGGGCTCGAACAGTGGGACCCGATATTCAAGGAGGGTTTCCCGATCGACCAGGGCAAGCTGACAAGCCTATTCAAGGTTTTCAACGTGCCTGTTCCGGAACTCAAGCGCAGCACTTACGTGTACGAACAGTTTCTCGACGAGGTTATAGTACCTAATTCCCAGTTGGAAGTCGTGTATGTCAAGAAAGTCCGCTATATTTATTCGATCAACGGCTGCGCCGTGGAACTGGCCGAAACCGAATTCAACGGCAAGCCCTTCCAGACGGCCTGCGTCGAACATATCGACCCGGCGGTGGTTATGGCAACCGTAAACGAACTGGGGCTTCAGGGACAGGAAAATATAAATTATATCAAGGCGATGAAGAAATCGGTCGGTATGTAAGGAGGGCATGTTGTGGCCAAGGAAATCGAACGCAAGTATCTGGTTAAGCCGGGAGCCTGGACGCCTTCGGCGGGAGGGACGACCATCCGCCAGGGGTATCTGTCCTCGGTCAAGGAACGGGTCGTGCGGGTCCGCACGAAGGGGACAAAGGCTTTTCTGACGATCAAGGGGCTCACGACCGGCATCTCGCGCTCGGAGTTCGAGTACGAGATACCCGTGCAGGACGCCGATCTGCTGTTGACCAATCTGTGTGAGCAGCCGCTGATCGAGAAGATTCGCCACAAAGAGGTCTATATGGGCCATACGTGGGAGATCGACGTCTTCTTCGGCGCCAACGACGGGCTGACCGTGGCGGAGGTGGAACTCACCGATGAAAAAGAGAAACTGGTGCTTCCCACCTGGGTCGGCGAGGAGGTGTCGTCCGATCCCCGCTATTTCAACTCCAACCTGATAGCCAACCCGTACAGCAAATGGGGGAATAAGTAATGGCCAATAATCCGGCGGCTGCAGACGCCAGCACCTCGCTGGCCGAGATCCAAAAACTGCTGAATATGGAGAAGCTGACGCTGTCCTCGGCGTCGCGGGTGGCCCGGTCGGGGACCGAACGCTGGATGAAGTATCTGGGGTTCCCGCTGGGGATCATCGTCTTCGGGGTGTTGTATCACATGCCCGCGGCTGCCGGACTGTCGGCCTCGGCACAGGCATCCGCCGCTTGCTTCCTGATGGCGCTGGTATGGTGGATTACCGAGCCTATACCGACTTACGTTACCTCATTCGTGCTGATGATTCTGCTGGTTATAACAAGGGCGTGGGAGATCAAGCCGGTGCTGGACGTGCTGGGAATGGACGTCATCTGGCTGAACATCATGTCGTTCATCCTCGCATCGATTCTTGTGAAGACCCGCCTGGCCAAACGGCTGTCGCTCAATCTCATTCTTCACTTCGGCAAGACGGCGAAGTGGGCGCTGTTCGCCTTCGTTATCATCCAGCTTGCGCTGGCGCCGTTCATTCCGTCGACTACGGCCCGCTGCGTGCTGACGCTGCCGCTCATGGTTGTGGTGGCGGCTATTTACGGGTCGACGGCCGAGAGTCCCAATAATTTCGGGCGCAATATCTTCCTGCTGAATCTTGCCAGCATCAGCATCCTGTCGTCAACAACGATGACCGGCAGTCCGGCCGATATGATGGCTGTGGGGTTCATCCAGAAGATGGCCGACCACCGGGTGTACTATAACCAGTGGCTAATGGCGGCGGCGCCGATCACGATCGCCACCATCCTGCTGGTATGGACCCTGGGGACGAAATTCATCTTCCCGGTGAAGAAGGAGGAGCAGGCTCCCCATATCGCCGGCGGTATGGAGGTTATCAAGGCGGAGAAGGCCGAGATGGGCCCGCTTAACATCCAGGAGAAGAAGGCGATGGCGATCTTCTTCCTGGTGATCTTCCTGTGGGCTACCGACAGCTGGCACCAGGCGTGGTTTGGGGTAGACATACCCGCCCCTATCGCGGCGATGCTGGGCGTGGTTGTGTGCCTGCTGCCGCGTTGGGGCGTGCTTAGATGGGACGAGGCGGAAATACCCTGGCATCTGTTCCTGTTCAGCGCGGGGGCCTACGCCGGCGGTCTGGCGCTCGACAACACCGGGGCGGCGGAATGGGCCGTGCGTCAGGTGTTCGGCAATATGAACATGAAGGGCGTACCATTCGGTGTGATGTATGCGATCATCATGGCTATCATGGTTTACTCCCACCTGCTGCTGACCTCCAAGACGGTCAGGGCGACGATCATGATCCCGCTTATCATAACCATCGCCCGCCAGACCGGCTGGAACCCGGTCAGCCTTGCGCTGCCGGCGGCGTTTGCGATCGACTGGGTAGTCGGCTTGCCGATCAGCGGCAAGCCCAACGTAGTGCTATTCGCCACCGGGCAGTATTCGGTCTTGGACAATCTGAAATTTGGCCTGGCCGCCTGCACAATCGGTTACGCGCTCCTGCTGCTGGGCGGTATGACCTGGTTCCACTGGATGGGCATCACGCCGAGTTTCTCGGCGACGTTGTGAGGTGCCGCATGAAAAGACTGTTGAGCGTACTGTGCGTCATGACCGCCGGACTTCTGCTGATGGGTGCGGCCCCCAGCATCAAATCCTACCAGGAGACTTTTCGCATGGAGGCCGATGGGGCGGGGAAAGTCTCCGTCCGCGTGGAGTTCGCCGGCCTGACGCCGGGAACGTGGGAAGTGCCGCTGACGACCTGGAAAGGCGTGCGGGAAGTGGAATGGCGCGGCGTCCCGAGCGGCGTGGAGGTCAAGCCGGTA is a window of Selenomonadales bacterium 4137-cl DNA encoding:
- a CDS encoding methyl-accepting chemotaxis protein, whose amino-acid sequence is MARIGLRTRLSVMMGLVLFVSLCFLGGACYYLSQDFLSSSQGNTMAAIGNGGAEKVTRDVGLIIAHIEGVARSPAIRDGQDATAIVKVLAGEQKRLKGLANINCIFPDGAALRANGTRTNVAERDYFQKVVKSKQTTVSDVIISGVTGKTSVIIAVPVLTGGRLAAIVSGSLPLENLAYIVDDIRYKESGYGFLADYRGLVLSNPKHPALVGKLKLTERKIDPLLKLPVSELDERLTDIFRQASGGGRQVIGKYRETDGAEYISVFTPVSLPGGQRWVLAVNVAAKEAMAEIDRLAWVIATVTVFCLGLSIAVAYMANRRITAPVVRLRNEAMLIAGGDLSARDLRVGTTDEIGDLAESIAGMAGQLRHLLSHIQKKAAELAAASQELTAAAELSAQATTTATGEIGEMAAGVRVQADNTRETVEVTERIAENIRQAAAGVSGAAQLSEDAVGAAREGILKVEAAVAQMGIIEATFARTAEVVTSLSSNSRKIGQIVAAISAIAGQTGLLALNAAIEAARAGEKGQGFAVVAAEIGKLAEQSQKASKDIAGLIGDAQADIEKAVTAMDEGVYEVRGGTEAAGAAVRAFASIDAFAGDVAARIRDVVADLNQVVAGSEQVVATIREIDGIGKQTSASAVAVAATVAEQSTAASGIAAASQELARMAEELQLLVGRFRI
- a CDS encoding SLC13 family permease is translated as MANNPAAADASTSLAEIQKLLNMEKLTLSSASRVARSGTERWMKYLGFPLGIIVFGVLYHMPAAAGLSASAQASAACFLMALVWWITEPIPTYVTSFVLMILLVITRAWEIKPVLDVLGMDVIWLNIMSFILASILVKTRLAKRLSLNLILHFGKTAKWALFAFVIIQLALAPFIPSTTARCVLTLPLMVVVAAIYGSTAESPNNFGRNIFLLNLASISILSSTTMTGSPADMMAVGFIQKMADHRVYYNQWLMAAAPITIATILLVWTLGTKFIFPVKKEEQAPHIAGGMEVIKAEKAEMGPLNIQEKKAMAIFFLVIFLWATDSWHQAWFGVDIPAPIAAMLGVVVCLLPRWGVLRWDEAEIPWHLFLFSAGAYAGGLALDNTGAAEWAVRQVFGNMNMKGVPFGVMYAIIMAIMVYSHLLLTSKTVRATIMIPLIITIARQTGWNPVSLALPAAFAIDWVVGLPISGKPNVVLFATGQYSVLDNLKFGLAACTIGYALLLLGGMTWFHWMGITPSFSATL
- a CDS encoding CYTH domain-containing protein; its protein translation is MAKEIERKYLVKPGAWTPSAGGTTIRQGYLSSVKERVVRVRTKGTKAFLTIKGLTTGISRSEFEYEIPVQDADLLLTNLCEQPLIEKIRHKEVYMGHTWEIDVFFGANDGLTVAEVELTDEKEKLVLPTWVGEEVSSDPRYFNSNLIANPYSKWGNK
- a CDS encoding anion permease; the encoded protein is MFWDMISLLVVCAAFLFLLTNGLHDASSVVATMIGCGAAQPLHAVAFAGVLELLGAIFGGSAVAYTVAKMIEVAPGRMLLLVLLVALVAATAWNVFTWQVGLPSSSTHALVGGLIGSVWIAAGPEKIVWGVKELLAGEVTGIVKVIVGLVISPLGGFAVAYLMQVMMEGVLKNTRFATTNRWLKRLQWLMVGTLAYSHGANDTQKVMGVIILALMAAGQTAAGSYDIPAWLRMSVAVIMFVGILCGGWSIMKTLGRGIFTLRPIHSFDSLFAAGTSLFAATALGAPVSTTHLVVGSIIGVGAADEYRMVNWRTGQTMVVAWCVTIPASALLAAILYLPLSWLIVSFWGGF
- a CDS encoding DUF47 family protein, yielding MERGRRMTNSEIGEGDVARKTIMDRLIPPKYDFYSMLTKQATATAAGVACLVRWLETPSADNYGQLMKHVDEADAIRLYMEDCLVKSFSTPFDRQDMYVFSVRLDRILELAKSTALAVEAYDVTPDPLFTAMAADLSVGVADLANATALLEKSPGEAELWIEQMRGSLVAVGSHYRTALARLFADNDTMKALKYREVFNELKDAAEWMELTIDVFHKIIVRLA